Within Euzebyales bacterium, the genomic segment GTCTCGCTCAGCTGGTAGGTGCGGTCGATGACCGGCGTGACGTCGCCGGCGTCGATCATCGCGGAGATCGCCTCCAGGTCCGCGCGGTTGGCCTTCGACACGAACAGCCGCATGTGCTGACCCACGAGGGGCGACACGGCCAGCGCCTGGGCCATCCGCGGCAGGGGACCGAACCAGCGACCGCCCGAGGTCCCATTGTTCGGGATGAGCGTGCCGTGTGGCGTGAGGGCACGGCGCAGCTCCGACAACGAGTGGTTCGCCACGTTGTCGAGGATCAGGTCGTACCGCGTCCCGCCGCGGGTGAAATCCTCGCGGGTGTAGTCGATCACGCGAGCAGCGCCGAGGCCGCGCACGAGGTCGACGTTGCGGGTGCTGCACACGCCGGTCACCTCGGCACCGAGCGCCGTGCCGATCTGCACCGCGAACGTGCCGATGCCACCCGCCGCGCCGTTGATCAGGACGCGCTGGCCTGGACGCACCTTGGCCACATCGCGGAGGGCGTGGAGCGCAGTGAGGCCCGACATCGGGACCGCCGCGGCCTGCTCGAACGTGAGGCCGGCCGGCTTGGGCGCCAACGCGCCGCTGGAGGCGGCGACATACTCGGCGCAGCTGCCCTCGCCTTCACCGAAGACCTCGTCTCCCGGCCGGAGATCCCTGACGCGGGTGCCGACCGCCTCGACGTGGCCGGCGACGTCGAAGCCGGGCGTGCGCTTGCGCGGCTGACGCAGACCGAACATCGGACGCATCATGTACGGCACCCCCTGCATCAGCAGGAGGTCACCGGGATGGACGGCGGCCGCGCGGACGCGTACCAGCACCTCGTCGTCGCCGATGGTGGGTGTGTCGACGTCGGCGAGCCGCACAACGTCCGGTCCGCCGTAGACATCCTGGATGACCGCCTTCATGGAGTGCTCCTCGTCCGCAGGTCTGTCAGCCTCGCGCGGCCCGCGGCGCTGGCAACGCTTTGCCACGCGCGACCGCCCCGAGGCTGTCGCGTGGCCGACGACCGGCTCCGGTCAGCCCAGGGTCACGCCGATCGCGGCGCCCAGGCCGTAGGTGACGGCGGCGGCGGCCCAGCCGATCAGCAGTTGGCGCAGGCCCGACAGCGCGGCGTTGCGGCCGGTGATCAGCGTGGTGGCGGCGCCCAGCAGGAACAGGCCGATGCCGCTGGCGACGACCGCGGCGATGGCCGCGGTCACCCCTGTGGTGAACACGTACGGCAGCACCGGGATGATCGCGCCGACGGCGAACAGCAGGAACGACGACACGGCGGCGACGACCGGGGACCCGCCGAGCTCATCGGGGTCGATGCCGAGCTCCTCGCGGGCCTTGACGTCGAGCGCGGTCTTCCGGTCGGCCATGAGGTTGTCGGCGAGTGTGGTGGCGTCCTGTTCGGACAGCCCCTTGGCCTGGTAGATCAGGCGCAGCTCCTCCTGCTCCTCGTCGGGGAACGTGTCGAGCTCGTCGGCCTCGATCTCGAGCTGGCGCTCGGCGGCCTCGCGGGAGCTCTGCACGGACACCCACTCGCCCATGGCCATCGAGCAGGCGCCGGCGAGCAGGCCGGCGACGCCGGTGATGAGGATCGATCGCGCGGGCAGGGACGCGCCCGCCACGCCCATGACCAGGCTCAGGTTCGACACCAGCCCGTCGTTGGCGCCCAGGACAGCCGCACGCAGCGCGTTGCCGCCGATCGACCGGTGCCGGCCCTCGAGCCGTGCCACGGCGTCGCCCGGCAGACCCGACGTCTGGATCTCCTTCAGGACCCGCGCGTGGGACCGTTCGTCGCCCGGCAGTGCCGTACCGTGCGCCTCCGGCTGATCGTCGTACATGCGCCGGCCCTGGCGCTCCTGGCGCGCGATCGAGGGCAGCACCCACTCGGGTCCCAGTCGCCGGGCCAGTGCCACGAGCACCCTCGCCTGCCAGGTGGGCGACAGCTGCGAATCGTGCCCGGCCGCGGCCAGCCGTTCCGCCCACAGCTGCGCATGGCGGTCCTCGGTCGCAGCCAACGACTCGTACACCTGTGCCAGTTCGGCGCTGTCCTCGCCTGCCGCCATCGCGCGGTAGATCGCGGCACCGTCGACCTCCGCCTGGAGGTTGCGGCGGTAGCGGGCGTGGTCATC encodes:
- a CDS encoding NAD(P)-dependent alcohol dehydrogenase, translated to MKAVIQDVYGGPDVVRLADVDTPTIGDDEVLVRVRAAAVHPGDLLLMQGVPYMMRPMFGLRQPRKRTPGFDVAGHVEAVGTRVRDLRPGDEVFGEGEGSCAEYVAASSGALAPKPAGLTFEQAAAVPMSGLTALHALRDVAKVRPGQRVLINGAAGGIGTFAVQIGTALGAEVTGVCSTRNVDLVRGLGAARVIDYTREDFTRGGTRYDLILDNVANHSLSELRRALTPHGTLIPNNGTSGGRWFGPLPRMAQALAVSPLVGQHMRLFVSKANRADLEAISAMIDAGDVTPVIDRTYQLSET
- a CDS encoding VIT1/CCC1 transporter family protein, which gives rise to MTTDDHARYRRNLQAEVDGAAIYRAMAAGEDSAELAQVYESLAATEDRHAQLWAERLAAAGHDSQLSPTWQARVLVALARRLGPEWVLPSIARQERQGRRMYDDQPEAHGTALPGDERSHARVLKEIQTSGLPGDAVARLEGRHRSIGGNALRAAVLGANDGLVSNLSLVMGVAGASLPARSILITGVAGLLAGACSMAMGEWVSVQSSREAAERQLEIEADELDTFPDEEQEELRLIYQAKGLSEQDATTLADNLMADRKTALDVKAREELGIDPDELGGSPVVAAVSSFLLFAVGAIIPVLPYVFTTGVTAAIAAVVASGIGLFLLGAATTLITGRNAALSGLRQLLIGWAAAAVTYGLGAAIGVTLG